A region of the Zhihengliuella halotolerans genome:
GTCGCCGGGCTTGAAGCCCTCGTAGATCTTCTTGCAATCCGGGCAGACGGGGAACTTCTGCGGGTCGCGACCCGGGGTCCACACTTTGCCGCAGAGCGCGATCACCGGTTCGCCGGTGATGGCGGACTCCATGATCTTCTCTTTCCGCACGTAGTGGGCGAAACGCTCCGAGTCCCCGGGCTCGATGAGCTGTCGCGTCTCCTCGCGCTCGATCGTGGCGGTGCCGCCGCCCTGGTCGTGGCGGGGAT
Encoded here:
- a CDS encoding DUF3039 domain-containing protein — its product is MSLPSNSVENDPRHDQGGGTATIEREETRQLIEPGDSERFAHYVRKEKIMESAITGEPVIALCGKVWTPGRDPQKFPVCPDCKKIYEGFKPGDDS